Proteins encoded within one genomic window of Rhodospirillaceae bacterium:
- a CDS encoding MarR family transcriptional regulator → MLFPEELKRSFGFLIHDVSRLMRISFDHHARAIGLTRAQWRVLAHLSRNEGVKQSELADILEIKPITLARLLERLSTDDWVERRPDPNDKRARRLFLTEKAKPILSELRKVALTVRREALDGLSEDDQDKLIEQLQLVKKNLLKAGNV, encoded by the coding sequence ATGCTATTTCCTGAGGAGCTCAAGCGGAGCTTTGGCTTTTTAATACATGATGTGTCTCGGCTGATGCGGATCAGCTTTGACCATCATGCCCGCGCTATCGGACTTACACGGGCTCAGTGGCGGGTCTTGGCTCACCTAAGCCGCAACGAGGGTGTAAAGCAATCTGAACTCGCTGATATTTTAGAAATAAAACCCATTACTTTAGCTCGTTTATTGGAGCGGTTGAGTACCGACGATTGGGTTGAGCGTCGGCCGGATCCAAATGACAAAAGAGCCAGGAGGTTATTTTTGACGGAGAAAGCGAAACCTATTCTCTCGGAGTTGAGGAAGGTTGCGCTGACTGTTAGGCGGGAGGCGTTGGATGGGTTGTCTGAAGACGATCAGGATAAATTAATTGAGCAGCTCCAGCTGGTGAAGAAAAATTTGTTGAAGGCTGGGAACGTATGA